A single window of Dermacentor albipictus isolate Rhodes 1998 colony chromosome 1, USDA_Dalb.pri_finalv2, whole genome shotgun sequence DNA harbors:
- the LOC135905649 gene encoding boophilin-G2-like isoform X1 → MFTTRVVSHAAPIRARSSNSGARRTKAALSEARSARTAMPLRGSHCCGATLWLTAVASLVTACGALEPECLQPLERGSCDHLHGRFFYNATSHQCQEFFWLGCAENANNFENREDCEKECQHSGIPLPRPKDGPGRRNAICYRRPRRGNCKAIHRRWFFNYRTLMCDRFLWGGCDTNGNNFHTRRDCRVACSLDSPLTENDRLNSGV, encoded by the exons ATGTTTACGACCAGAGTGGTTTCGCACGCGGCACCGATCCGCGCGAGGAGCAGTAACTCTGGAGCACGCCGAACAAAGGCAGCTTTAAGCGAGGCTCGATCAGCTCGTACGGCGATGCCGCTGCGTGGTTCGCACTGCTGCGGCGCTACGCTTTGGCTGACCGCTGTCGCCTCGCTTGTGACTG CATGCGGCGCTCTCGAGCCCGAGTGCCTTCAGCCTCTGGAGCGAGGCTCGTGCGACCATCTGCACGGCCGCTTCTTCTACAACGCCACCAGCCACCAGTGCCAGGAGTTCTTCTGGCTCGGGTGCGCCGAGAACGCGAACAACTTCGAGAACCGCGAGGACTGCGAGAAGGAGTGCCAGC ACTCGGGAATACCTCTGCCAAGACCTAAAG ACGGGCCTGGCCGGCGCAACGCCATCTGCTATCGGCGCCCTCGACGAGGTAATTGCAAGGCCATCCACCGGCGCTGGTTCTTCAACTACCGCACCCTTATGTGCGACCGTTTCCTCTGGGGAGGCTGCGACACCAACGGCAACAACTTCCACACCCGGCGTGACTGCCGCGTGGCCTGTTCACTCGATTCTCCGCTCACTGAAAACGACAGATTAAACAGTGGCGTATAG
- the LOC135905649 gene encoding inter-alpha-trypsin inhibitor-like isoform X2, with protein MFTTRVVSHAAPIRARSSNSGARRTKAALSEARSARTAMPLRGSHCCGATLWLTAVASLVTACGALEPECLQPLERGSCDHLHGRFFYNATSHQCQEFFWLGCAENANNFENREDCEKECQHGPGRRNAICYRRPRRGNCKAIHRRWFFNYRTLMCDRFLWGGCDTNGNNFHTRRDCRVACSLDSPLTENDRLNSGV; from the exons ATGTTTACGACCAGAGTGGTTTCGCACGCGGCACCGATCCGCGCGAGGAGCAGTAACTCTGGAGCACGCCGAACAAAGGCAGCTTTAAGCGAGGCTCGATCAGCTCGTACGGCGATGCCGCTGCGTGGTTCGCACTGCTGCGGCGCTACGCTTTGGCTGACCGCTGTCGCCTCGCTTGTGACTG CATGCGGCGCTCTCGAGCCCGAGTGCCTTCAGCCTCTGGAGCGAGGCTCGTGCGACCATCTGCACGGCCGCTTCTTCTACAACGCCACCAGCCACCAGTGCCAGGAGTTCTTCTGGCTCGGGTGCGCCGAGAACGCGAACAACTTCGAGAACCGCGAGGACTGCGAGAAGGAGTGCCAGC ACGGGCCTGGCCGGCGCAACGCCATCTGCTATCGGCGCCCTCGACGAGGTAATTGCAAGGCCATCCACCGGCGCTGGTTCTTCAACTACCGCACCCTTATGTGCGACCGTTTCCTCTGGGGAGGCTGCGACACCAACGGCAACAACTTCCACACCCGGCGTGACTGCCGCGTGGCCTGTTCACTCGATTCTCCGCTCACTGAAAACGACAGATTAAACAGTGGCGTATAG